One region of Populus trichocarpa isolate Nisqually-1 chromosome 4, P.trichocarpa_v4.1, whole genome shotgun sequence genomic DNA includes:
- the LOC112327155 gene encoding uncharacterized protein LOC112327155 — protein MPSESDKWGWEHVSVFGGFDRGSGTKRWKCNHCNLRYNGSYSRVRAHLLGFSGVGVKSCPAIDRSLREAFQVLEEERVSQKKKKNSVIGKPCKRTRTSQPALAWKTITKEDIDDIVARFFYADGLNIDIVNSPYFREMVKAIGAFGSGYELPSIDKLSDSFLSKEKARIEKSVALVRESWPHTGCTILCAGRLDGASGSEHVNVFISSPRGLVFLKAVDVNDADEGEHVFTGALADTIMEVGPTNVLQIVSHLGDACKSFESYLSSKFPNIFWSPCTSHSVFMLMEEMAELEWIKPVVLCAKAIEQCMITYQHTSSCTFGQDLKEFSDPISAKFAPSYCFLRRVFELRQSLQDVVVSEDWKQWKNNMAEDVVNVESAILDDGFWSKADLLLQLYEPFVSLLATIDIDKSVIGTVYDWRVQALEALRSQAIDDGLLNQLEGLIENRWDVLFSPLHAAGYLLNPRYIGKGQTKDKSVMRGWKATLERYESESTARCVLREQLSSYWRLEGSLGEEDAVDCRDKMDPVVWWENFGFETPNLQTLAIKVLSQVSSVAMCEEIWQASDFSCRESANRLGEQRMEDLFFVRNNLRLHGQRNGNLCFSSGQRNAFSSSFSGVKTWDGLHLDQSNTTVDVHDKL, from the coding sequence ATGCCATCAGAATCTGATAAGTGGGGATGGGAACATGTTAGCGTGTTTGGTGGATTTGACAGGGGAAGTGGTACAAAAAGGTGGAAATGTAACCACTGTAATCTACGATATAATGGGTCTTATTCACGTGTCAGGGCTCACCTACTAGGGTTCTCAGGTGTTGGGGTCAAAAGCTGCCCTGCTATAGACAGGTCTTTACGAGAAGCATTTCAGGTCCTAGAAGAGGAGCGTGTTtcacagaagaagaaaaagaattctGTCATTGGGAAGCCTTGTAAACGCACTCGGACTTCTCAGCCAGCTCTTGCCTGGAAAACCATCACAAAAGAAGATATAGATGACATAGTAGctagatttttttatgctgATGGATTAAATATTGATATCGTCAACTCTCCTTACTTTCGTGAAATGGTGAAAGCAATTGGTGCTTTTGGGTCTGGGTATGAACTCCCATCAATAGATAAGCTGTCTGATTCTTTTTTAAGCAAAGAGAAAGCGAGGATTGAAAAATCAGTAGCTCTAGTTAGGGAGTCATGGCCACATACAGGATGCACAATACTGTGTGCCGGTCGCTTAGATGGTGCATCAGGTAGCGAACATGTCAATGTATTTATTTCCAGCCCAAGGGGACTTGTATTTTTAAAGGCAGTTGATGTCAATGATGCTGATGAGGGAGAGCACGTGTTTACTGGTGCTCTCGCTGATACTATTATGGAAGTTGGCCCCACAAATGTTCTTCAGATAGTTTCACATCTAGGCGATGCATGCAAATCATTTGAGTCCTATTTATCGTCAAAGTTCCCTAATATCTTCTGGTCTCCTTGCACTTCACACTCTGTCTTCATGTTGATGGAAGAAATGGCCGAACTGGAATGGATAAAACCTGTTGTCTTGTGTGCCAAGGCAATTGAGCAATGCATGATCACATATCAACATACTTCTTCGTGCACTTTTGGTCAAGATTTGAAAGAGTTCTCCGATCCAATCTCTGCCAAATTTGCACCTTCATATTGCTTTCTCCGGAGGGTCTTTGAGCTAAGGCAATCACTCCAGGATGTGGTTGTAAGTGAAGACTGGAAGCAATGGAAGAATAATATGGCAGAGGATGTTGTAAATGTTGAATCTGCCATTTTAGATGATGGGTTCTGGAGCAAGGCTGATTTATTGTTGCAGTTATATGAGCCTTTTGTAAGTTTGCTTGCTACAATTGATATTGACAAATCTGTTATTGGTACAGTTTATGACTGGCGGGTTCAGGCACTTGAAGCCTTGAGGAGTCAGGCAATTGATGATGGCTTATTGAATCAGTTAGAAGGACTGATTGAGAACAGGTGGGATGTTCTATTTTCCCCTCTTCATGCTGCAGGTTATTTACTGAATCCTAGATATATTGGAAAAGGTCAAACAAAGGATAAATCTGTAATGCGGGGCTGGAAAGCTACGCTAGAAAGATATGAGAGTGAAAGCACAGCCAGATGTGTTCTCAGAGAGCAGCTCAGCTCATACTGGCGTCTGGAAGGATCCTTGGGAGAGGAAGATGCCGTGGATTGTAGGGATAAAATGGATCCAGTTGTTTGGTGGGAAAACTTCGGTTTTGAAACACCCAACTTACAAACACTAGCCATAAAGGTTCTGAGCCAGGTTTCAAGTGTTGCAATGTGCGAAGAGATTTGGCAAGCTAGTGACTTCTCATGTCGAGAATCAGCAAACAGGTTGGGAGAGCAGAGAATGGaagatcttttttttgttcgaaACAATCTCAGGCTTCATGGTCAAAGAAATGGGAATCTATGCTTCTCATCTGGCCAACGAAATGCCTTTTCAAGCTCCTTTTCTGGAGTTAAGACATGGGATGGTCTGCATCTTGATCAATCTAATACAACGGTAGATGTCCATGACAAATTATGA